From Streptomyces sp. NBC_00370, a single genomic window includes:
- a CDS encoding type VII secretion protein EccC — MSQIVVKRPPRSLPPEVPTDALTLEAPPELPRGQQEGMLMQILPVLGMGSSVVFFFSPQAPPFMRIMGVLMLVSTVGMVVAQVVRYRKGAQGQIADVRRDYLKYLAQSRRAVRRTARAQRDAQLYLNPSPEQLWSVVADGSRVWERRVGDADFGQVRLGLGVQQLATPLIAPDTAPVDELEPLCAGAMQQFLAVHGSLDGLPVAVSMRAFYHVTVSGDPETAQSAARSMVAQLVTLHSPEDLNVAVVAAPGAVSRWDWTKWLPHTQVAGQIDGAGTKRLFGDDLGELELMLRSRLDGRPRFGRDSQPVLDQPHILVVLDGGMVPPDSLFAAAEGVQGVTIVEVVQGDLDEPRGGLSVVVRPGRLWIESGAGVAYEGAPDGISLPAAEALARQLAPLRTGGGDEDEPLLANLDFTDLLNLGDAGAIDVARTWRPRSTAERLRVPIGIGEDGSPVMLDLKEAAQEGMGPHGLCVGATGSGKSELLRTLVLGLAVTHSSETLNFVLADFKGGATFTGMSQMPHVAAVITNLADDLTLVDRMGDAIRGELQRRQELLRSAGNYANIHDYEKARAAGAALEPLASLVLVIDEFSELLTAKPDFIEMFIQIGRIGRSLGVHLLLASQRLEEGKLRGLDTYLSYRIGLRTFSAAESRTALGVPDAYHLPSVPGSGYLKFGTEEMTRFKAAYVSGTYRTGGPDLSVGQLHVERRPALFTATPVPVVYAQPDLGAAAPDTSGDDALADTVLDVIVRRLDGQGVPAHQVWLPPLDEAPTLDYLLPGIAPTADRGLTATEYSRPGGLVVPLGLIDKPFEQRREVLYKDFAGASGHMLVVGGPQSGKSTLMRTLISSFALTHTPSEVQFYALDFGGGGLASLSDLPHVGGVASRLDPERVRRAVAEVLGVLNRREEFFRTNGIDSIATYRRRRAAGELPGEAWGDVFLVIDGWGGFKNEYDMMEPIISDLAARGLGYGIHVVVTAARYMEVRSALKDQMLGRLELRLGDVMDSEFDRKVAANVPTGVPGRGQVAEKLHFMSALPRIDGVSDAADLSEGTAAFVAAARSSWSGPAAPTVRLLPRKLAAEQLPKGFEFPQHGIAIGIDETNLEPVFVDFETDPFLLIFGESEAGKTAALRLIAKQISERYTPDQARIVVGDYRRSLLEAVPSSHLLEYAPMASAMDMHMDAIGTVMEKRAPKPDITPQQLRDRSWWTGPQLFVIIDDYELVATNSANPLARLVEHLPFARDVGIRFIVARSAAGASRAMYEPFIQRMKELGAQGVLMSGDPSEGDILGNVRARPMPPGRGTFVSRKRGGALVQLGWLPDR, encoded by the coding sequence GTGAGCCAGATCGTCGTCAAACGCCCACCGCGGTCGCTTCCGCCGGAAGTGCCCACGGATGCACTGACCTTGGAGGCCCCTCCCGAGCTGCCGCGCGGGCAGCAGGAGGGCATGCTGATGCAGATCCTGCCGGTGCTCGGCATGGGTTCTTCGGTGGTGTTCTTCTTCTCGCCGCAGGCCCCGCCGTTCATGCGGATCATGGGTGTGCTGATGCTGGTCTCGACCGTCGGCATGGTGGTCGCCCAGGTCGTCCGCTACCGCAAAGGTGCGCAAGGGCAAATCGCCGACGTGCGCCGCGACTACCTCAAGTACCTGGCCCAGTCCCGGCGCGCGGTGCGCAGGACGGCGCGGGCGCAGCGCGACGCGCAGCTGTATCTGAACCCCTCCCCCGAGCAGCTCTGGTCGGTGGTGGCCGACGGGTCCCGGGTGTGGGAACGGCGCGTGGGGGACGCGGACTTCGGGCAGGTGCGGCTCGGTCTCGGTGTGCAGCAGCTGGCCACCCCGCTGATCGCTCCCGACACGGCGCCGGTGGACGAGCTGGAGCCGTTGTGCGCGGGGGCGATGCAGCAATTCCTCGCCGTGCACGGGTCGTTGGACGGGCTGCCGGTCGCGGTCTCGATGCGCGCCTTCTACCACGTGACCGTCTCCGGCGATCCCGAGACCGCGCAGTCGGCGGCGCGTTCGATGGTGGCCCAGCTCGTCACACTGCACTCCCCCGAGGATCTCAACGTCGCCGTGGTGGCGGCCCCCGGCGCCGTCTCCCGCTGGGACTGGACGAAGTGGCTGCCGCACACGCAGGTGGCGGGGCAGATCGACGGCGCGGGCACGAAGCGGCTGTTCGGCGACGATCTCGGGGAGCTGGAGCTGATGCTGCGCTCGCGCCTCGACGGGCGTCCGCGGTTCGGCCGGGACTCCCAGCCGGTCCTCGACCAGCCGCACATCCTGGTGGTGCTGGACGGCGGGATGGTGCCGCCCGACTCGCTGTTCGCCGCCGCCGAGGGCGTACAGGGCGTGACGATCGTCGAGGTCGTGCAGGGGGATCTGGACGAGCCGCGCGGCGGTCTGTCCGTGGTGGTCAGGCCGGGGCGGCTGTGGATCGAGTCGGGCGCCGGTGTGGCGTACGAGGGCGCCCCCGACGGGATCTCGCTGCCGGCCGCCGAGGCGCTGGCGCGCCAGCTCGCGCCCTTGCGCACGGGCGGCGGCGACGAGGACGAACCGCTGCTGGCCAACCTCGACTTCACCGATCTGCTGAATCTCGGTGACGCGGGCGCGATCGACGTGGCGCGCACCTGGCGCCCCCGGTCGACGGCGGAGCGGCTGCGGGTGCCGATCGGGATCGGTGAGGACGGCTCGCCGGTGATGCTGGACCTCAAGGAGGCCGCGCAGGAGGGCATGGGGCCGCACGGGCTGTGTGTCGGCGCGACCGGTTCCGGCAAGTCCGAGCTGCTGCGCACCCTGGTGCTCGGCCTCGCGGTCACCCACTCGTCGGAGACGCTGAACTTCGTCCTCGCCGACTTCAAGGGCGGCGCGACGTTCACCGGCATGTCGCAGATGCCGCATGTCGCCGCCGTCATCACGAACCTGGCCGACGACCTGACTCTCGTCGACCGCATGGGCGACGCGATCCGCGGTGAGCTGCAGCGCCGCCAGGAACTGCTGCGCTCGGCGGGCAACTACGCCAACATCCACGACTACGAGAAGGCGCGGGCGGCCGGTGCGGCCCTCGAACCGCTGGCCTCGCTGGTGCTCGTCATCGACGAGTTCTCCGAACTGCTCACCGCCAAGCCCGACTTCATCGAGATGTTCATCCAGATCGGCCGGATCGGCCGGTCCCTCGGTGTGCATCTGCTGCTGGCGTCACAGCGGCTGGAGGAGGGCAAGCTGCGCGGCCTCGACACGTACCTCTCGTACCGGATCGGTCTGCGCACGTTCTCGGCGGCCGAGTCCCGTACGGCGCTCGGTGTGCCCGACGCCTACCACCTGCCGTCGGTGCCGGGCTCCGGCTATCTGAAGTTCGGTACGGAGGAGATGACCCGCTTCAAGGCGGCGTACGTCTCCGGCACGTACCGCACGGGCGGTCCCGATCTGTCGGTGGGACAGCTGCATGTCGAGCGGCGGCCCGCGTTGTTCACGGCGACGCCGGTGCCGGTGGTGTACGCGCAGCCGGACCTCGGCGCCGCCGCTCCCGACACGTCGGGGGACGACGCGCTGGCCGACACCGTGCTGGACGTCATCGTGCGCAGGCTCGACGGGCAGGGCGTGCCGGCGCACCAGGTGTGGCTGCCGCCGCTGGACGAGGCGCCGACGCTGGACTATCTGCTGCCCGGTATCGCGCCGACGGCGGACCGCGGTCTCACCGCGACGGAGTACAGCAGGCCCGGCGGGCTCGTCGTGCCGCTCGGTCTGATCGACAAGCCCTTCGAGCAGCGCCGTGAGGTGCTGTACAAGGACTTCGCGGGCGCTTCGGGCCACATGCTCGTGGTGGGCGGCCCGCAGTCCGGCAAGTCGACGCTGATGCGCACCCTGATCTCGTCGTTCGCGCTCACCCACACACCGAGCGAAGTGCAGTTCTACGCGCTGGACTTCGGCGGTGGCGGGCTCGCCTCGCTGTCGGACCTGCCGCATGTCGGCGGTGTCGCCTCGCGGCTCGACCCCGAGCGGGTGCGCCGCGCGGTCGCCGAGGTGCTCGGTGTGCTCAACCGCCGTGAGGAGTTCTTCCGGACGAACGGCATCGACTCCATCGCGACGTACCGGCGCAGGCGCGCCGCCGGTGAACTGCCGGGCGAGGCATGGGGGGACGTCTTCCTGGTCATCGACGGCTGGGGCGGCTTCAAGAACGAGTACGACATGATGGAGCCGATCATCTCCGACCTCGCCGCGCGCGGTCTGGGCTACGGCATCCATGTCGTCGTCACCGCCGCGCGGTACATGGAAGTGCGCTCGGCGCTCAAGGACCAGATGCTGGGCCGGCTGGAGCTGCGCCTCGGTGACGTCATGGACTCCGAGTTCGACCGGAAGGTCGCCGCCAACGTCCCCACGGGGGTGCCGGGGCGTGGCCAGGTGGCGGAGAAGCTGCACTTCATGAGCGCGCTGCCGCGTATCGACGGAGTGAGCGACGCGGCCGACCTCTCGGAGGGCACGGCGGCTTTCGTGGCCGCGGCGCGCAGCAGTTGGTCGGGGCCGGCGGCGCCGACCGTACGGCTGCTGCCGCGCAAGCTGGCGGCCGAACAGCTCCCGAAGGGCTTCGAGTTCCCACAGCACGGCATCGCGATCGGTATCGACGAGACCAATCTGGAGCCGGTGTTCGTCGACTTCGAGACCGATCCGTTCCTGCTGATCTTCGGCGAGAGCGAGGCGGGGAAGACGGCCGCGCTGCGGCTGATCGCCAAGCAGATCTCCGAGCGCTACACACCGGACCAGGCGCGGATCGTGGTCGGCGACTACCGGCGTTCGCTGCTGGAGGCCGTGCCGAGTTCGCATCTGCTGGAGTACGCGCCGATGGCGTCGGCGATGGACATGCACATGGACGCCATCGGGACGGTGATGGAGAAGCGGGCGCCGAAGCCGGACATCACACCGCAGCAGCTGCGCGACCGGAGCTGGTGGACCGGGCCGCAGCTGTTCGTGATCATCGACGACTACGAGCTGGTCGCGACCAACTCGGCCAACCCGCTGGCGAGGCTGGTGGAGCATCTGCCGTTCGCCCGGGACGTCGGCATCCGCTTCATCGTCGCCCGCAGCGCTGCGGGCGCCTCACGCGCCATGTACGAGCCGTTCATCCAGCGGATGAAGGAGCTGGGCGCGCAGGGAGTGCTGATGTCGGGCGACCCGAGCGAGGGCGACATCCTGGGCAACGTCAGGGCCCGGCCGATGCCTCCGGGACGCGGCACGTTCGTCTCGCGCAAGCGCGGCGGCGCACTGGTGCAGCTGGGCTGGCTGCCGGACAGGTGA